A region of Paractinoplanes abujensis DNA encodes the following proteins:
- a CDS encoding STAS domain-containing protein: MDQEQADQNFTATAAVEAGRVVVTVGGEVDMSTAGAMYETATRDGTAAATLDLRNVTFFDSAAIHALLRLAERYGNGFTVLASAQVRRVLEISGLSTQPWLKG, from the coding sequence GTGGATCAAGAGCAGGCGGACCAGAACTTCACGGCCACGGCGGCCGTGGAGGCGGGCCGGGTCGTCGTCACGGTGGGCGGTGAGGTCGACATGTCAACCGCCGGCGCCATGTACGAGACGGCCACCAGGGACGGCACCGCCGCGGCCACTCTCGACCTGCGCAACGTCACCTTCTTCGACTCGGCCGCGATCCACGCGCTGCTGCGGCTGGCCGAGCGTTACGGCAACGGGTTCACGGTCCTGGCCTCGGCGCAGGTGCGCCGGGTGCTGGAGATCAGCGGGCTGTCCACGCAGCCCTGGCTCAAGGGCTGA
- the map gene encoding type I methionyl aminopeptidase produces the protein MTVRAPLAPGKQSPWRAVPAQIVRPEYVGKKRPKEWRGSHVQTAETIDKMRIAGRLAAQATQLAGEHCKPGVTTDEIDRVVHEFLCDHGAYPSTLGYKGFPKSCCTSLNEVICHGIPDSTVLEDGDIINVDVTAYLDGVHGDTDATFCVGEVSEEARLLVERTHEAMMRGVKAVAPGRPINVIGRVIESYAKRFGYGVVRDFTGHGIGETFHSGLYIPHYDNPRLDTVMEPGMTFTIEPMITLGTHEYDMWKDGWTVVTKDRKWTAQFEHTLVVTDDGAEILTLP, from the coding sequence ATGACCGTTCGCGCCCCATTGGCGCCGGGAAAGCAGTCGCCCTGGCGGGCGGTCCCGGCGCAGATCGTCCGCCCTGAGTACGTCGGGAAGAAGCGCCCGAAAGAGTGGCGCGGCTCGCACGTGCAGACCGCCGAGACCATCGACAAGATGCGGATCGCGGGGCGGCTGGCGGCGCAGGCCACGCAGCTGGCGGGGGAGCACTGCAAGCCCGGCGTCACCACCGACGAGATCGACCGGGTGGTGCACGAGTTCCTGTGCGACCACGGCGCCTACCCGTCCACCCTGGGCTACAAGGGCTTCCCCAAGTCGTGCTGCACCTCGCTCAACGAGGTCATCTGTCACGGCATCCCCGACTCGACGGTGCTCGAGGACGGCGACATCATCAACGTCGACGTCACCGCCTACCTCGACGGCGTGCACGGCGACACCGACGCCACCTTCTGCGTGGGCGAGGTCAGCGAGGAGGCGCGCCTGCTGGTCGAGCGCACCCACGAGGCGATGATGCGGGGCGTCAAGGCCGTCGCGCCGGGCCGCCCGATCAACGTGATCGGCCGGGTCATCGAGTCGTACGCGAAACGCTTCGGCTACGGCGTGGTCCGCGACTTCACCGGTCACGGCATCGGTGAGACGTTCCACTCCGGGCTCTACATCCCGCACTACGACAACCCGCGCCTCGACACGGTGATGGAGCCCGGCATGACCTTCACCATCGAGCCGATGATCACCCTGGGCACCCACGAGTACGACATGTGGAAAGACGGCTGGACGGTCGTCACCAAGGACCGCAAGTGGACCGCCCAGTTCGAGCACACACTGGTGGTCACCGACGACGGCGCCGAGATCCTGACCCTGCCGTGA
- a CDS encoding VIT1/CCC1 transporter family protein has translation MTQVAEHHHADVSGGWLRAATFGAMDGLVTNIALIAGVGGGGADRSALVLTGVAGLVAGAISMGIGEYTSVRTQNEQVAAELAKELRELRLNPEGEADELVGMWVARGLPEPLAREVADVLKQHPDQALRVHAQEELGVVPDELPSPWTAAGSSFVCFAVGALIPLLTYLLGFDSLWLALAVGGIGLFAAGAVVGRFTARPWWLGGLRQLALGALAAVATYGIGVWIGV, from the coding sequence GTGACGCAGGTCGCCGAGCACCACCACGCGGACGTCTCCGGCGGCTGGCTCCGGGCGGCGACCTTCGGCGCGATGGATGGGCTGGTCACCAACATCGCGCTGATCGCCGGCGTGGGCGGCGGCGGGGCCGACCGGTCGGCGCTGGTGCTCACCGGGGTGGCCGGCCTGGTGGCGGGCGCGATCTCGATGGGCATCGGCGAATACACCAGCGTCCGCACGCAGAACGAGCAGGTCGCGGCCGAGCTGGCCAAGGAGCTGCGCGAGCTGCGGCTCAACCCCGAGGGCGAGGCCGACGAGCTGGTCGGCATGTGGGTCGCCCGCGGACTGCCCGAGCCGCTGGCCCGAGAGGTCGCCGACGTGCTCAAGCAGCATCCCGACCAGGCTTTGCGGGTGCACGCCCAGGAGGAGCTGGGGGTGGTGCCCGACGAGCTGCCCAGCCCGTGGACGGCGGCCGGGTCGTCGTTCGTGTGCTTCGCCGTGGGCGCGCTGATCCCGCTGCTCACTTACCTGCTGGGCTTCGACAGCCTGTGGCTCGCGCTGGCGGTCGGCGGGATCGGCCTGTTCGCGGCGGGCGCGGTGGTCGGCCGGTTCACCGCCCGTCCGTGGTGGCTGGGCGGCCTGCGGCAACTCGCCCTGGGCGCGCTGGCCGCCGTGGCCACGTACGGGATCGGGGTCTGGATCGGCGTCTGA
- a CDS encoding nucleotidyltransferase domain-containing protein, with translation MLDNDGVQDEIDLSSPRGRLATRLSDVIERRWPAEVQAIGVHGSLAHGDDHDGSDVNLVVLTYRGGAGPRPALRRVDGILVDLRVSTAEEELRRARELTPRWPLEAERFVTCRPLHDPRGLLAQHRDAHLSRLAEARPLEFSGLARHNWELAAAAHSRAVRLAEYYDTDAALVLMADARLHTALVAGLLSRTYFRNPADAVKRTGLAGADVQELSKILDAQADDLTARGRPVDGTLKELFE, from the coding sequence ATGCTCGACAATGACGGGGTGCAGGACGAGATCGACTTGAGCTCGCCGCGGGGCCGCCTGGCCACCCGGCTGAGCGACGTGATCGAGCGCCGCTGGCCGGCCGAGGTGCAGGCGATCGGCGTGCACGGGTCGCTGGCCCACGGCGACGACCACGACGGCAGCGACGTCAACCTGGTCGTGCTCACCTATCGGGGCGGCGCGGGGCCCCGGCCGGCTCTGCGCCGGGTGGACGGCATCCTGGTCGACCTGCGGGTCAGCACGGCCGAGGAGGAGCTGCGCCGGGCGCGCGAGCTGACCCCGCGCTGGCCGTTGGAGGCGGAGCGGTTCGTCACCTGCCGCCCGCTGCACGACCCCCGCGGCCTGCTGGCCCAGCACCGCGACGCCCATCTGAGCCGGCTCGCCGAGGCCCGCCCGCTCGAGTTCAGCGGCCTGGCCCGGCACAACTGGGAGCTCGCGGCGGCCGCACACAGCCGGGCCGTACGGCTGGCCGAGTATTACGACACCGACGCCGCGCTCGTCCTGATGGCCGACGCCCGCCTGCACACCGCCCTGGTCGCGGGCCTGCTCAGCCGCACGTATTTCCGCAATCCGGCCGACGCCGTCAAGCGCACCGGGCTGGCCGGGGCCGACGTGCAGGAGCTGAGCAAGATCCTCGATGCGCAGGCCGACGACCTGACCGCGCGGGGCCGCCCGGTCGACGGCACTCTGAAGGAGCTGTTCGAGTAG
- a CDS encoding ferritin-like domain-containing protein: MNPQLGAALAAEEAAIYAYGLLGVHLGGRGDVTEARAAEQTHRGRRDFLVAKLAQLKASAAPSPAGYQLPFPVTDRASALKLAIHVEDGVAQAWRPLLPASTGADRTTALAAMTEAAVRATRWRRLAAVSPVTLPFPGRPE, translated from the coding sequence ATGAACCCGCAACTGGGCGCGGCCCTGGCCGCCGAGGAAGCCGCCATCTATGCGTACGGGTTGCTCGGGGTGCATCTGGGTGGCCGGGGCGACGTGACCGAGGCGCGCGCCGCCGAGCAGACCCACCGCGGCCGCCGGGACTTCCTGGTGGCCAAGCTGGCCCAGCTCAAGGCCAGCGCCGCCCCGTCGCCCGCGGGCTATCAGCTGCCGTTCCCGGTGACCGACCGGGCGAGCGCGCTCAAGCTGGCCATCCACGTCGAGGACGGCGTGGCCCAGGCGTGGCGGCCGCTGCTGCCCGCGAGCACCGGCGCCGACCGCACCACCGCCCTGGCCGCGATGACCGAGGCGGCGGTGCGCGCGACCCGCTGGCGCCGCCTGGCCGCGGTGAGCCCGGTGACCCTGCCCTTCCCGGGACGTCCCGAATGA